A section of the Rhipicephalus sanguineus isolate Rsan-2018 chromosome 11, BIME_Rsan_1.4, whole genome shotgun sequence genome encodes:
- the LOC119373822 gene encoding 5-hydroxytryptamine receptor 1, with protein MPPAMYLELSGHRWDLGRAACDAWVSVDVASCTASILNLCMISVDRYLAITRPLTYGVRRTARRAWACIGAVWLLAALISVPPLLVLGNEHGTPDMPTCLVCQHLAYQLYATLGAFYIPLAVMLFVYWRIHRAAKKVIEAEHRARPGPRSRSLRVVLRERKASITLGIILTAFTACWLPFFALALVRPLGGKPLPEVAHSFALWLGYANSALNPVIYVTFHHDFRRAFRDLLCLRCQTQATGSSTTGGGSSSGTVRQLLGSRDNHLNSLA; from the coding sequence ATGCCTCCCGCCATGTACCTCGAGCTCTCGGGCCACCGCTGGGACCTGGGACGAGCGGCGTGCGACGCCTGGGTGTCCGTGGACGTCGCCTCGTGCACCGCCTCCATCCTCAACCTGTGCATGATCTCCGTGGACCGGTACCTGGCCATCACGCGTCCCTTGACCTACGGCGTCCGGCGAACGGCGCGAAGAGCCTGGGCCTGCATCGGCGCCGTCTGGCTCCTGGCGGCTCTCATCAGCGTGCCGCCACTGCTGGTGTTGGGGAACGAGCACGGCACACCCGACATGCCCACGTGCCTCGTATGCCAGCATCTGGCCTACCAGCTGTACGCGACGCTAGGCGCCTTCTACATACCTTTGGCTGTAATGCTGTTCGTCTATTGGAGGATACACAGAGCCGCAAAAAAGGTCATCGAAGCCGAACACAGGGCAAGGCCCGGACCCCGCAGCAGGAGCCTGAGGGTCGTCCTGAGGGAGCGAAAGGCTTCCATCACTCTAGGAATCATCCTGACGGCATTCACGGCCTGCTGGCTCCCGTTCTTCGCACTCGCCCTGGTTCGACCTCTGGGCGGCAAGCCGCTCCCGGAGGTGGCGCACAGCTTCGCCCTGTGGTTGGGCTACGCAAACTCGGCGCTCAACCCGGTCATCTACGTGACGTTCCACCACGACTTCCGGCGCGCCTTCCGGGACCTGCTGTGCCTCCGCTGTCAGACGCAGGCGACCGGAAGCAGCACGACTGGGGGCGGAAGCAGCAGCGGAACGGTCAGACAGTTGCTGGGCAGCAGGGACAACCACTTGAACTCGTTGGCCTGA